The Cannabis sativa cultivar Pink pepper isolate KNU-18-1 chromosome 8, ASM2916894v1, whole genome shotgun sequence genomic interval AAAAAACTTGTAAAGATTTGTTCTTTCATCATAACCAAATCCGTAGCTTATAGAATGAAACCCTAATAAGACATCGGGTGGGTTCAAAATCTTAGATTGTAAAAGACAATTTTGTCCAACAAGAAGAAAACGATGCCATTCCAATGAAGCCCTCTCCATAAAATTTGTCTTGGAGCCAAATGATAAATTTGAAGGTGGTTATAACTTATAGTTATcattaatattagttttatcGCATGATCATATTGTGATTAGTTGAGATTTCGACAAGTGTGACGAacaaaattcaattaaaaatttTGTACAAGTACTAGTTTTCGAGTGATGATACCAATGAATGATTCGCTCTTTGTCATTTTGTACCATAATATTTGCAAACAAGTTTGAATTTTATGAGAGAGTCATGAGGCAGATTTTGTTGAAGTATGATTGGTCTTGTCTTTGTCTTGTGTTGTGTTCATCtcacaaatattatttaaaaactaattaggatttttctcatgtaccaaatcatgttcctgaacttttttagtcgttaaaaattctctctgaattattgagattgttacaTTTAAAGACTCTTgcctaattttagtaaaataattctaacatggatgaaaattcagggacatgatttagtatatatcaaagtttgagagcatgatttggtagatatcaaaagtCTGAAGAACATAGtatagtacataaacaattactgaaatagtaaaattgaatgaaattagaattTATGAGAGATTCATGAGGCAAACTCTCAATAGAATTTTTTCTACTGTTAATTTCTTCAATTAAATATAAGCCCCCAATTTTTAAGTGtgaacaaaaccaaaaaaaaaaataatcaaattataACCTACATCCATCAATCATTAATTTCtcataattgaaaataaaagataataatattaataataataataataataaagatcatCGTAAAACTGACCTTCTATACTAATTAATAGGAATAGACTTGATTTTCAAATATTGAGAAAatctatttatattatttaatccCGTCCCAAAAGTAATtatatgaatattttatttctaaattagTTAAATATAGATATTAACAGTACAATATATCAAGTGTAattatcaaatttttttataatacaatataaaactttattaattcaaatcaaaaGAGAGCATGATTGGTGAGAAATAACATGAGACACTTTAGTTAAATTATGAGCAATTCCATTAACAAACTTcatgaacaaaaaaaaacagagacACATTCGATAGATTTTGTAACAGTTTACAATTCTCAACCAAACACACAAAATAAAATGACAAGAGCCTTAACTCAAAATATTGATAtatattactattcctaatttcGTAtgcattattatataataaatattcatCATTCATGCGTAAATATTCATCaaaatatatagttatatatagTTGGCTTTCTAAAGAAGATTATTTTAAGagtaaatttcaaataaaatacaCAATAGAATAATAAAACCATATCacattgaaaataaataactataattaatgaaaaaaaaaactattataataacaaaacttataaaaaaaagaaactaaactatttcttttttctaaaattaagatTAGGTTGTACTATCAACAACTCATATTAATTAAGAACAAGAACGAAGACACTAACAATAATCTAAATATTAATCTAAAATTATAAGAGCCCATCTAACATCTTTAAGGCACTTATTTGTAACATcaattatagtgttgtgataTTTCTAAAAAACATTGATGTACGTAACTGAGGTTCCTCTACGTAACACAGAAGAAGTCATCGTAGGCTGATGTTGATAATAACGATAAAGGTGATGAAGTGTTACTATATTTTGCAGCGAGGCAATGTAGTCGAACACGAAAGAAATCCAAAGAGTTTGAATAATAAGGTATGAGATCGGGACAAAGGCGGAGGCCAAAACAATTAGAAGTATCTAGCAACTTGGTACAGCAAGGAGGAGATATTGAATGATTCTTATGTTTGAAGTTAGACAAGTCATCAATGCATGATCCAATATCATCTGATTGATACACACAAATATCTTGTTTATACCATTCATCTATTTCTCCACTAGTACACCTCATCAATATGAAGCTCAACCACAAACTCAACACAATAATTGATAATAAATATTGCTTCATcgtgaaaattattaatatcaAAGAGAGCTTTATTTAGCAGATCGATctaaaattttttttgttgaaagaaTGATTTAAGTTTTTTAGTTGATCATATTGTgtttatatagatttttttttattagattcCAATTGTGAATATATCacgtaaattttaaatattttataattagttttagttatcttttttttaaaaaaacaaacgaataatatacaaaaataatttgtattcataatattttattttttaatgagaTTTACAGGTCAGGCCGGAAgatatttttattagaaaaagtagtgtttatttttaaaaaaagtcatagatttttttttaattattatattttaaaatataaaagtttaaattaaatGGATATAATTAAAATGCTGAAATTTAAGTAATActgtagttttatttttaagtccagaaccaATTGTCCTTGTTGTTATCGATACCAAGGCCCATAGGCCCAATAGGCCCAAGCCCAATAAAAGAAGTAAGAAAAAGATAACCTAAGCCTTAACggcacccctctctctctctctctctcttctccagAAAATCTGACCGGTGCCGACCCTGTTGCTTCGATTCACGgcggctctctctctctcgaaaatAACGACCACCACACAGCAGCTCACCTTCTCTCTCTTGCTTCCTGAGCAGGTCAGACATAGAGAGCAGTAACTTTACTTACACTCTGGTATGTATATTCTTTCTTTGGTTTTCAATGAATGTATGGGGTTTGTTATGATTTCGAAGCTTTATGCCGATTTTCGAACTGGGTATGTGTTTGTTTTGGTGGAAAATGTTTAAACCCCTGTTAAAAATTGAGTCTTCAATTGAAATAAATTAAGAGTTAGTAAAGCTTCAGGGAGAAATTATTATCATTAGTTTTGTTTTCTCAACTCTAAGATTAGATcgaagaaaacaaaaaattggGGAGAAAAAGAAACAACTTTCTGTGTTATGAATTATGATCTCATAGGGTCTGATTGTGTGTATAGTTGTTGTAGTTGTATATATAATGTTTGATAAAATGACTCTGTGAATAGTTGGCTTATATTTTGAAGTGTACAGCTTTGTTTGTTTTTGCATTATGTAAATGATTGATCATTGTTTTCAAGTGAGTGCAGATTTTGCTCAAGTATGATTGGTCTTGTCtttgtgttgtgttgtgttCATCTCACAAACATTgtttaaaatactaaatattGAACTTGAGTTACTTATACTTAGACCATCTCCAATAGAGTGCTAGCATAGTAGTTTGAATTAGCTTTCCAATAGTGTGCTAAATTCTGCCCATGTTAAAAATTATACCAAATTTAGAACAAGATATTGCATTGGCACTCGATGAATATAGCTTTTTAATTACGGTTTTAACATTGATCACTAAAGAGAAgtaaaaatacatattatttttattataatattttcattaactattttttaaaatctttaatttattgatgatgattaataatattttactttttgtCATGATTTGCATCTTTCATCTTAcattttgtgttaaatttaacaCAATATTTACATCTTAGATTGAAGATGGTCTTATATATCTGTTTTGTGTATGTGTGTTTGTGCATAGATTATTGTGAATGTTTATGCAAGCGAACTACACATAGAGCAAGGATGAAAGGTGGAAGGAAGAATTTGAAAAGGGATACTGAAGAAGTGAGCTTAAATTTTGAAGATGGCCATGCCATAATGGAAGTGTTGTCCCTCAGAGGTTCTAATCTCATTGAGGTATTCTTATAAATAACTTCTACTTGCATAGCATGGCTTTTATTCTCTTAGTTTCCATTTGTGGTGGTCTATGTGATCATACAGAAAACTCACCTTGATATGACTGTGGTGTAATTATAGGTACTAGATTCACAAGGCAAGAAATCATTGGCCCTTTTTCCAGCTAAGTTTCAAAAGAGCATGTGGATAAAGCAAGGTGTGTGTCTGTGTGTGTTGAAATAATGTATTATGTATAAGTGTGTGCATAGATTATTGTGAATTGGTTGATTTTTCCATGAGTTGCTATAAACACTGAAATACAATATTCAACTGAAAGTTTTCGAAATACAGGTAGTTTTGTTGTGGTTGATGACAGTGGGAAGGTGAAGGCTCTTGAATCAGGCAGCAAGGTGACATGCATTGTTACTAAAGTTCTCTTCTATGAACAAGTGCGTGCTCTTCGGAAATTACCAGActggtatgtttttttttttttttcgttttgttTTGTTACCAATTTGGTTTGCTACCGCTAGTCAAAATCAGAACTTGGCATAGTAGTTATGTCGTAGAAGATCCTTTTTTCGGTCAATAATATGTACTGAAAAATACATACTATCCTTTCTTGATTTGTTAGGTATTTTTGTTTACTAATCTTTTGATGTTAGTTACAACTCTTCTCAGTAGACATGGTCTTATTGAATCAAAATGTTTAGAAATTTCATTTTAGTCTAACCAATGTGTTGACCTTGTTGTTTTTATCTCTACTATGCAGGCCAGAAGTCTTCAAATCGACTGTTTTGGATGATTCTAACGGAAGTCGAGAGGGAGAGACTTCGCAACGAGAAGAGAATGATCTCGTATCGagcgatgatgatgatgatgatgacgatGATGGACTTCCTCCTCTTGAAGCCAATACAAACAGAAACAGACCGATTGAATTGCAAGAGGAATCCGATTCAGGTTCAGACTCGGATTCTTGACAATTCATTCTTTCCATTGAATTAGAATTAGTGAGATAATAGCAAttttatatatagttatatacattttatattatataactaTATGATATCAAAATTTTGAATCAGAAAAGGTGCTGAAATGCACCTTTTTATTATACTTTGTTCTAGAGTCAATTCATTTATTCCTACTATATATTCTAGCTACTCACACAATTACGTAATGATTCAAATGCACTAATTTCTTTTGTAATGATAATCATAGAAGTATGACAATACAAATTCTCATGCAATCTAAGAAGAGAGCCCTCATGCATAGCTTCAACTAGGAATAATAATACAAGAGTCCTCTTTATCCAAGTCGCACTAGGTTCCAATCCACAATCGATGAGACCCATCTTGCTTGAGTACCGGTTCCCTTCACTCAAAGAAAGAACTCGTTGAGACTTGGTATCATGTCGAATACCCTCGAGAAGGATGAAATTTGAATCCCTTGAGCGTGATGCCCTTGCTCTATATCCCCTATTCTTTTAATCGATCTCTCTATATGAATGAGAAACTATGAGATGACGTCCTATAATTGGTTAGTGATTCTTTATAGTCTtcattaaatcaaaataaacgAGACTTGATATTAAATTATAGCAATAGTAATATTATATGTCACAAAGATGCTAAGTACTGTGAGTAACTTATAGCaattctctttattttttgaCAAAAGACTAATGCAAAAGTAACTTTTTTTCGACATCAAATTTACACTTCAAATCCACAGTCGTGGTCTCTGTTGTGCAATATTTAgcacatatatacataatatttgTCTTGAAAATTATATCACATTGTATATGTAGTAAGACCACTTTAATGGGCAACTCCTATTCTAGATGCTCTAAAGCGTTAATGAAGCTTTTGACCAAATTTGGGGTTTATATATTATTTGGCTAAAATTGATGTAAAGGTGTAAAACAccaaaaactagttttttttttttaggtgcCACCCTCTCAAAGATTCAAACTTTAAAAGTAGGTtgtagagatttttttttttttttcttttttatcttttcccATGCAAGGAAAgatattttattgaatttctGCATGTTCAATTTGTGAATGGAAAAATTGGGGGGGTTTCTTGTTTGATGCCTTAAGACCAAATTGGTGTTATGTTATtgtaaatgtatattttggaaattGGTGTAGCATTTTTCAGTTTTTCAACTTTCTTCGAAGAAATATTTGTGGTGTTAAATGACATGTATTATCATCAAAGCAGGTAACTATAGGTGTTGACTTTTGACCCACATActattcttttttattaatttcttaattaagttaaccaatcaaataaaaaataaataaaactaaaaaaaaaaaaataagttaccTTATTTAGGGTCAACAACGATTTTTATTTatctgttataaaataatatttttttactgGACTTAACAATCTGATAAGCAACATCAATGGCATTACCCTTGTTATGCTCTTATGAGCTTAAAATGTTTTACCTGGCTTTAGTGTTATTATCTAACAGTCATATCTAGTTGTTTTCTTATCTTTATCTTAGCAAAGAATAAAAATTACCATTTCTTTAATTATTAGTTCAATTTTACCCCAAAAaatgctgaaaaaaaaaaaaaataaactacacAGTCTGCAGCCAAATAAGCagcaaagataaaataaatatatattaatcataAACAGAACACACTAAGCAAAATTGATTAAGTGATTATATAATGATCTCAACTCATAAGTCAAAACGCCATGCTCAGCAATTACAATCCaacaagaaagaaaataagaaataaatcaaaaatGTTCTGCTAACTTTGCTTCAACTGATACATATTATGATTAATTTCAAGTCTAAAGCCTAAAAGCTATAAATGTTTAAGCAACAGGCTTTTGTTTCTTTGGCATACGGTAGCCACCAACAACACAAGCATGGTCACGCTCAAAGGGCTCAAGAGTCACTTGTTCGAAGGGCTTGAATTGCTCGGCCTGAAGCTTCTTAACTTCTTGTTGGAACACAGCCTCGGCGGGAACTGTAGAGTCTATGCAGTTGGCCTGAAAAATTAAACACAATAGAACCATCAACAACCAGTCATTTATCTAACGTTAAGAGCCAACAAAATGGATTTTGTTGCAAAAAAAACAAACCTTGATGGAGATTACAAAATGACCCCCAGCTTTTAAAAAGTAACTAGCATTCAATGCTAGAATCCTTGCCTGCAAAGTTGATCAATACTTGAGATACAAAAGAACACAGGAAGTTCCAACCATGCTTTCCTCCAATGGTTGAGATTAGAAGACAGTTATTCATCCATGATTCATTGTAGTTCACAGTATGTTTCATCAAATGATTATAATTCTCATTTTCCACATTGCCAAACCGAACTTAATAGAAGGAAAAGGCTAACAAACCGAATAGCAAATAACAGAGTATGATGCAAGACTGCTTTGAGCATCAGAGTCTCGGGTCAACATCACTCGCAATGTCTTGATGGGGAATCCGAGAAACTCATCACAAGCTCAATTTTTCAGAAACACAAAATACAAACCAAAAACATAAAGCATAAAACACAGGCAAATAAACACAGGGGCCTCTGATTGTCAAAAAATGACAAGAAAATACGCATCAGAAAACTCGAGTTACATCATTCATTACATCGTGTAGGGGAATCCGAGTATATCATCATATGCAAAAATGTACAATAAGCTATACGAgttgtttaaagaattttagaATCATTATAATAATACTAAATGTTAGAATAGAAACATGAAAGGGGTGTTCCCCATTGAACAAGCAAGCAAACCTGATCAGGTTGAGCAACATCGGAAAAGATAACATCAACCATCCCAACCAACATCCTGTACTTAGCAGGGTGTCTAGCATCTTCAATAATGGGAATAACATTAGTCCTCTTTTTGGCCATGTTAACCAAATCTCTACCACTTCTGTGTGAAAACTCAACAGCATAAACCAATCCTTCCTAAAAAATCACAGATTAAAAGTTAACACTACAACAAAACTACTAATTTATTCTCTTCTCTTCCAACCTGAACTGAACTATAAAAAGGATTAAATTAAATACTTACAGGTCCAACAACATCAGACACATGAGAAACTGTGGTCCCAGAAGCAGCTCCAAGATATAGAACACGAGCTCCAGGTTTCTACATTACAAACATAAGACAAaaccaataaaaattaaaactttacagAACAATAAACAAAACCCAATTCATAGAAGATAAAAACTTTACTGAAGTATAAGTAGAACCCAAATCATAAAAGCTATACTTACAATCCAAATCTCATCAACACCACCAAGAATAGCAGCAGCCAACTTAGAACGgaaagggttccaaaccctgtaTTCAATTTTAGTTCCATCTTCCTTCTGAACAGAGATTCTCTTCTCATTGTACACAGCCTCACCAGGAACCATATTTCTAGTAACAAGAGCATCTTCCTTACCCTTAGCAATGAACACTCCCTCGTGTCTATGAGGCTCAACCACAACTTTACTACCACCTTTCATTCCACCTGGTCCTCCACGACCACGGCCtggtcctcctcttcctcttccaCGGCCACCATCACGTCCTCCTCTTCCACCCCCAAATGACCTTCCTCCTCCTCTTCCACGACCTCCTCCATCGCCACGTCCTCCCCTGAATCCACCGCCGCCACCACCGAATCCACCGCCACCACGTCCTGGAAAATCAAAACAGTTAGTACAATACAAAAGGGTTATTGGATAATAATCGAAATGGGAAgagtgaaattaattaattacctcTTGGAGGTCTCATTTTCGTTGAGAAATGAGACTGAAGCCGCTGAGAAATTAGGGTTTTACAGAACCGAAGAGAAGGTTGCTAGGGTTTATCGATTGAGAATGGTGACCGTAGTGATTATAAAAACAAAAGGAGTTGGGTTTTGAGGGTTTAGCTTTGTTAATGGGCTTTTTGAGGCCAATATTGGGTCGGCCTGTTATTCTTTAAGCCCAATTGTTTAAAGACCTACTTGCTTCTTTAGCATCAATATTTAcatgaatataaatatacaaaattgataaaaaaaagtttACATTTTAGAGAAATATTAAAAGGTACCACTGCTACCTATACCCTCAAACTAAAGAAAATAGTTTTTAGGTTATATCATTAATAAATCGTAAAGTGTCACCTATAAAAAGTGTTGGGCACTACTGGTACCCAATAGCAATGTTCTTTCTTAGTGGGCTCctctaaattataaatattgggCTTGTTATTTTCTAAGTCCAATTATTTAAGGGAATTTTTAAACAATTACccaaagaaaaatagaaaattttcatttctaaaagtttttttttttttttacattttcacCGATTAGAATTTTGGGTTAATTtgacaaatgcacaaaaacaacaaaaatacggttttatggaattttaaatatttttacgatttttttattttatttacataaaatacggtcttttatgttaaaattttgttcattcgttgttaattttttgttatatgtatgttattttttgttgttattttgatgttattttgatgttacttttatgttgttttcttattgattttatgttgttttcgtgttattttttgaaaaactataaaaatgtaaaaaaacattctttgaacgtaaaaatataaatattttacaaaaaaatagtgtctttatgtaattattcctagaattttttatattaaggaATTTGAGGGTTTAGTTTTGTTAATGGGCTTTTTGAGGCCAATATTATATTGGGCCTGTAATTCTTTTGGACCAATCATTTAAAGACCAACTTGCGGGTCGGCTTTGTTAATGGGCTTTTGAGGCCCAGTATCCTTGTAATTGTCTATATTGGGCTTGCTAGGCCcaattacataaggcactacATGATCAAGATAAcaacttttttcaatttttataacCCTGAAGTATTTCATCGAAGTCGTtagaaatatcaaaaaaaatcagactaaaatatttctaagatttttttcaaaaaaaaaatatcaatgggtagaaaatcgcaactaaaattaaaatatatttatatatatatatatattattcataaaTTGAGGTTATTTTCTCTATATCTatctatatctttttttttttgaaagggatATCTATCTATATCTATTGATATAATAATACTGCATATACTTTTTGATATTCTAGTTCTACGATTTCCAAGATGTTGAGAGTTAttcttaatttcttttcttcttcttcctctaaaatatacatacatggttagtttgttaattttgtttaatcatcATCTTTAACAATAGTCATTtttcacaataataataataatgttttgtttttgtttttgttgatcACTACAGATGATATACAAGAAGAGATCTTATTAAGATTACCACACGAATCTTTGGTAACATTTAAACGTGTGTGTAAATTATGGTACAACATCATTACGAGCAAATCATTTATAAGTAAGCACTTTCAATATCACTCCAAAACCACTTCACACAATACTACTTTTGCCCTAATTTTTACAGATATCATGTCCATGCCAAGATTACTTGAGCCTAAACTTGTCTCCATATCTTCTGTTGATGGTGAACATTTAAGCCGATTTACGAAAATTTTCACaaatgaaaaatattatacaacACTCCCATTCGCGCTTCATTGTAATGGGATCGTTTGTATTCCGTATCTTTTACTTGAAGAAAGTACTAAAAACATCTTTTTCTTCAATCCAACACTAAGACAATCCAAGATAATCAAGGGACTAGTTGGCATATCAAATGAAATAGGATGTGGATTTGGGTACGATCGAAGAAGAGATCTTTACAAGTATATTTCGATCACAATACTTAAAAATACTTTTCATTATACAGTTCATATCCTTACTCTTAGTAATAGTACTTGGAAAACGATTAATGTTGAGGCAGATGATAAAAATATGTGGATAGGAAAATATTGTTATGGTAATAGTGTGCATTTAAACTCAATTATTTATTGGGTCAAATCTAAATGTGTTGTTACATTTGATCTGTGTGATGAGAAATTTGATATGATACCATTTTCAAATGAAATTATGGAGCATAATTATTTTCCATTCGCAAATAAAAAACTAGTTGTGTGGAAAGATGAATCGGTTGTGTTGTTTGTTGGGGGAGTTACAAGTGTGCAGATGTGGGTATTGGTAGTAAGTAATTGGAGTTGGAGAAAGCATCTTATAATCGATGCGACACCGTTTAATCGGTTAAGGCCCTTGGAGTTTTGGAGTCATGAAGAGTTGCTCATGTTGCCCGAAGACAAACCTATAATTTCATATAATATTCGAACCAACACCATTAGGAAGTTGAAAATTCATCCATGCTTGCATTTTTTGAATTTGTTGTGTAAAAAATCTTTAGTTTCGGTATTCAATAATTAGATGTgtttgtattttcattattatctACTTAATTTAGTTGAACTAATCTAATTTCAATAAATAATgttatttcaattttattcataTGCAATACTTGTGGTATATCATTATTATGTAGTTAGATAATTAATGGGTGAATTTATACTTATTTCATTGTTACTATTTCTTAATTCTTAAACCTtgaactattattattttttagaacaTATAAGTAAATATTTTTGAGAACAATAAAGTTGTTTCATGAGAAGTATTTTTGTTGGCTTGagacatttaattataataatgtaaATTGATAAGAAAAAGGATACTGATAAAGAGATATTTAAATTAGCGTTTCATAAACAGTACGATATGCTCATAAGAGCAGTTTCAATATTAATGTTTATGTGTTGCTTGTCGAAAATAAACCTACTTCAAATGGTGGCCTCCCACC includes:
- the LOC115700423 gene encoding putative F-box protein At3g10430, which produces MLRVILNFFSSSSSKIYIHDDIQEEILLRLPHESLVTFKRVCKLWYNIITSKSFISKHFQYHSKTTSHNTTFALIFTDIMSMPRLLEPKLVSISSVDGEHLSRFTKIFTNEKYYTTLPFALHCNGIVCIPYLLLEESTKNIFFFNPTLRQSKIIKGLVGISNEIGCGFGYDRRRDLYKYISITILKNTFHYTVHILTLSNSTWKTINVEADDKNMWIGKYCYGNSVHLNSIIYWVKSKCVVTFDLCDEKFDMIPFSNEIMEHNYFPFANKKLVVWKDESVVLFVGGVTSVQMWVLVVSNWSWRKHLIIDATPFNRLRPLEFWSHEELLMLPEDKPIISYNIRTNTIRKLKIHPCLHFLNLLCKKSLVSVFNN
- the LOC115700643 gene encoding rRNA 2'-O-methyltransferase fibrillarin 1-like — its product is MRPPRGRGGGGFGGGGGGFRGGRGDGGGRGRGGGRSFGGGRGGRDGGRGRGRGGPGRGRGGPGGMKGGSKVVVEPHRHEGVFIAKGKEDALVTRNMVPGEAVYNEKRISVQKEDGTKIEYRVWNPFRSKLAAAILGGVDEIWIKPGARVLYLGAASGTTVSHVSDVVGPEGLVYAVEFSHRSGRDLVNMAKKRTNVIPIIEDARHPAKYRMLVGMVDVIFSDVAQPDQARILALNASYFLKAGGHFVISIKANCIDSTVPAEAVFQQEVKKLQAEQFKPFEQVTLEPFERDHACVVGGYRMPKKQKPVA
- the LOC115699734 gene encoding uncharacterized protein LOC115699734, which codes for MKGGRKNLKRDTEEVSLNFEDGHAIMEVLSLRGSNLIEVLDSQGKKSLALFPAKFQKSMWIKQGSFVVVDDSGKVKALESGSKVTCIVTKVLFYEQVRALRKLPDWPEVFKSTVLDDSNGSREGETSQREENDLVSSDDDDDDDDDGLPPLEANTNRNRPIELQEESDSGSDSDS